Proteins from one Gossypium raimondii isolate GPD5lz chromosome 8, ASM2569854v1, whole genome shotgun sequence genomic window:
- the LOC105792469 gene encoding lon protease homolog 1, mitochondrial — MLKLLSSTSSRVHCLTTPTPSLRIKQEPNSLFYALGRLTGLTQRSPKNSFFRACFCSDSSDGSGSGSGSQPAVEVDEKGAESQSGSDSKASSAIVSTYPKPEDYLTVLALPLPHRPLFPGFYMPIYVKDPKLLAALQESRKRQAPYAGAFLLKDEPGTESSTSSETEKSVYDIKGKELFNRLHEVGTLAQISSIQGDQVILIGHRRLRITEMVSEDPLTVKVDHLKEKPYNKDDDVIKATSFEVISTLRDVLKTSSLWRDHVQTYSQHIGDFNFPRLADFGAAISGANKLQCQQVLEELDVHKRLQLTLELVKKEMEISKIQESIAKAIEEKISGEQRRYLLNEQLKAIKKELGLETDDKTALSAKFKERLEPNREKCPPHVLQVIEEELTKLQLLEASSSEFNVTRNYLDWLTVLPWGNYSDENFDVIRAQTILDEDHYGLTDVKERILEFIAVGKLRGTSQGKIICLSGPPGVGKTSIGRSIARALNRKFFRFSVGGLSDVAEIKGHRRTYIGAMPGKMVQCLKNVGTANPLVLIDEIDKLGRGHAGDPASALLELLDPEQNANFLDHYLDVPIDLSKVLFVCTANVVDNIPNPLLDRMEVIAIAGYIADEKMHIARDYLEKTAQETCGVKPEQVEVTDAALLGLIENYCREAGVRNLQKHIEKIYRKIALRLVREGSSNESVISGEVVQPAEAKAEVDETDQHAAANETATESSVQTSDQPKDPKDATEAEKLKETETTKAVEKVLVDASNLADFVGKPVFHAERIYDQTPVGVVMGLAWTAMGGSTLYIETTEVEQGEGKGALHVTGQLGDVMKESAQIAHTLARTILLEKEPDNPFFANTKLHLHVPAGATPKDGPSAGCTMITSMLSLAMKMPVRKDLAMTGEVTLTGKILPIGGVKEKTIAARRSEVKNIIFPSANKRDYDELAPNVREGLDVHFVDDYSQIFNLAFDNNTGN; from the exons ATGCTGAAACTCCTATCTTCCACTTCTTCTCGTGTCCACTGCCTCACAACACCGACTCCGAGCCTCCGAATCAAACAGGAGCCCAATTCGTTGTTCTATGCATTGGGTCGACTTACCGGGTTGACTCAGAGGAGCCCTAAGAATTCGTTCTTCAGGGCTTGCTTCTGTTCTGATTCCAGCGATGGGTCTGGGTCGGGTTCTGGGTCCCAACCAGCGGTCGAGGTCGACGAAAAGGGAGCTGAGTCACAGTCCGGGTCAGACTCGAAAGCATCGTCCGCGATTGTGTCTACTTACCCCAAGCCAGAAGATTATTTGACG GTTTTGGCGTTACCTTTACCTCATAGACCCCTTTTCCCTGGATTCTATATGCCAATCTATGTCAAG GATCCTAAGTTGTTAGCAGCTTTGCAAGAAAGCCGAAAGAGGCAAGCTCCATATGCTGGTGCTTTCCTTCTTAAAGATGAACCAGGGACTGAGTCTAGCACTAGTTCTGAAACAGAGAAAAGTGTATATGATATTAAGGGAAAGGAGTTGTTTAATCGACTCCATGAAGTTGGCACCCTTGCCCAg ATCTCAAGCATCCAAGGAGACCAGGTTATCCTTATTGGTCACAGGCGGCTTCGAATTACAGAAATG GTCAGCGAAGATCCCCTTACAGTCAAAGTTGATCATCTCAAG GAAAAACCTTATAACAAGGATGATGATGTCATAAAGGCAACATCATTTGAGGTTATATCAACCCTAAGAGATGTTTTGAAAACTAGTTCACTTTGGAGGGATCATGTTCAAACGTATAGTCAG CATATAGGTGATTTCAATTTTCCAAGATTGGCAGATTTTGGAGCTGCAATATCTGGTGCAAACAAATTGCAATGCCAACAAGTTCTTGAAGAGTTGGAT GTGCATAAGCGTTTACAACTTACACTGGAATTAGtaaaaaaggaaatggaaataaGCAAGATTCAG GAATCAATTGCAAAAGCAATTGAGGAAAAGATTAGTGGTGAACAACGCCGATACTTGTTGAATGAGCAGCTTAAGGCAATAAAGAAG GAGCTTGGTTTGGAAACGGATGACAAAACCGCACTTTCAG CAAAGTTCAAGGAAAGACTTGAACCAAATAGAGAAAAATGCCCACCTCATGTGTTGCAAGTTATAGAAGAGGAGCTAACAAAGCTGCAGCTGTTGGAGGCCAGTTCGAGTGAATTTAATGTAACTCGGAACTATCTGGATTGGTTAACAGTACTCCCTTGGGGAAATTACAG tgatgaaaattttgatgttatTCGGGCACAAACAATTCTTGATGAAGATCATTATGGATTAACTGATGTTAAGGAAAGAATATTGGAATTTATAGCTGTTGGAAAACTCAGAGGAACTTCACAAG GTAAAATTATCTGTCTCTCTGGCCCACCTGGAGTGGGCAAAACTAGTATTGGTCGTTCCATTGCCCGTGCTTTGAACCGTAAGTTCTTCCGGTTCTCTGTTGGAGGACTGTCTGATGTTGCTGAAATCAAG GGGCATCGTCGAACCTATATTGGTGCTATGCCAGGAAAGATGGTGCAGTGCCTGAAAAATGTGGGGACAGCAAACCCTCTTGTTCTAATTGATGAGATAGACAAG CTGGGGAGGGGACATGCTGGCGATCCCGCAAGTGCGTTGCTTGAACTCCTTGATCCTGAGCAAAATGCTAACTTTTTAGACCACTATCTTGATGTGCCAATTGACCTATCAAAG gttttgtttgtttgtacTGCTAATGTTGTGGACAACATACCAAACCCTCTCTTGGACAGAATGGAGGTCATTGCTATTGCTGGTTACATCGCTGATGAGAAAATGCACATTGCTAGAGATTACCTTGAGAAAACTGCACAAGAAACATGCGGTGTCAAACCTGAACAG GTTGAGGTAACTGATGCAGCTCTTCTTGGCTTAATAGAAAATTACTGCCGAGAAGCAGGAGTTAGGAACCTTCAAAAGCACATAGAGAAGATCTATCGTAAG ATTGCTCTTCGACTTGTGAGAGAAGGATCATCCAATGAATCTGTCATTAGTGGAGAGGTAGTCCAACCTGCTGAAGCCAAAGCAGAAGTTGATGAAACTGATCAGCATGCAGCTGCAAATGAGACTGCTACTGAATCCTCAGTTCAGACAAGTGACCAGCCTAAGGATCCAAAG GATGCTACAGAAGCTGAGAAACTTAAGGAAACTGAAACAACTAAGGCAGTTGAGAAAGTGTTGGTTGATGCCTCAAATCTTGCCGATTTTGTTGGGAAACCAGTTTTCCATGCGGAGCGCATCTATGATCAGACTCCTGTTGGAGTTGTGATGGGTCTAGCTTGGACTGCCATGGGTGGTTCCACCTTGTACATTGAAACCACTGAAGTTGAGCAAGGAGAAGGGAAAGGTGCCCTTCATGTCACTGGTCAACTCGGAGATGTTATGAAAGAAAGTGCGCAAATTGCTCACACACTTGCCAGAACCATTTTGCTGGAGAAAGAACCTGATAACCCCTTCTTTGCCAATACCAAGCTCCATCTCCATGTTCCTGCTGGGGCCACCCCAAAAGATGGGCCCAGTGCTGGTTGCACCATGATCACTTCCATGCTATCCCTTGCCATGAAGATGCCTGTTAGGAAGGATCTAGCAATGACTGGGGAAGTGACTCTAACTGGGAAGATTCTTCCGATTGGAGGG GTGAAGGAGAAAACAATAGCAGCAAGGAGGAGCGAAGTGAAGAACATCATATTCCCGTCTGCTAACAAACGTGATTATGATGAGCTTGCACCAAATGTAAGAGAAGGTCTTGATGTGCACTTTGTAGATGACTACAGTCAGATATTCAATTTAGCATTTGATAATAACACAGGAAATTAG